From a single Amphiprion ocellaris isolate individual 3 ecotype Okinawa chromosome 18, ASM2253959v1, whole genome shotgun sequence genomic region:
- the fam234a gene encoding protein FAM234A encodes METTEHPTEGDPLKRGEHGAETGTAQTATELKKKSCKDGLHFSKGTHWRTAVFFLSLFICLIIVFAFSFILPCPVRPQYLITWNRTFSEAATYDFLAIEHASDDKVMDVMFVLKNTEVTQNKSCADAGLPSPCVFVLAVDGTDGETLWESRLEPEFHWAQCGLNVGKGRTWDCLLSHSDKLTAMDKHTGHVVWQQLHPTGLHSSVPVLSVPDLDGDKVSDVALVASDSTQTQLVLLSGKTGLQIGSTVVLDSTQTASHLLHCTAEGSHYVLLQKDTGLYGLALWRIAAKAKAGMEAGLKKDKTWEKNASATSGLVPIYESEAVSRVLRKEEADDSSNLLVVTNKEVALVDGQKLQLLWRFNTTSVLSEPSFGHFNKDEILDIVVEEDIGNYTKKVIILDGKSGGVLWEVNLLASPNSPRPTSIHTTNYFSVFMFWGMMPSEFNSTIPLAGDRRSYMLLPLYSKVLLESTNVMDHIVTFKATLMERGRHAAYILLTGPVTEGAEGTVVLSKRKLKQDVPDSKVLRIGTGGTSESNEDIKETFNRLRFSEW; translated from the exons ATGGAGACCACAGAGCATCCCACTGAGGGCGACCCCCTGAAGAGGGGAGAACATGGGGCAGAGACAGGGACAGCCCAGACAGCAACAGAGCTGAAGAAGAAGAGCTGCAAGGACGGCTTGCATTTTTCCAAAGGGACCCACTGGCGAACTGCAGTCTTTTTCCTGTCCTTGTTCATCTGCCTCATCATCGTGTTTGCCTTCTCCTTCATCCTCCCCTGTCCCGTGAGACCACAATATCTTATTACGTGGAACAGGACTTTCTCTGAAGCAg CAACATATGACTTCTTAGCTATTGAACATGCAAGCGACGACAAGGTGATGGATGTCATGTTTGTCCTCAAGAACACAGAAGTCACTCAGAACAAATCCTGTGCTGATGCAG GTCTGCCTTCgccgtgtgtgtttgtgttggctGTGGATGGTACAGATGGAGAGACGCTGTGGGAAAGTCGACTGGAACCTGAGTTCCACTGGGCTCAATGTGGTCTGAACGTAGGAAAAGGGAGAACCTGGGACTGTCTGCTGTCCCATTCTGACAAACTCACAGCCATGGACAAACACACTG GTCATGTTGTTTGGCAGCAGCTTCATCCTACTGGTCTGCACAGCTCGGTGCCTGTTCTGAGTGTCCCTGATCTGGATGGCGACAAGGTCAGTGATGTGGCTCTGGTGGCATCTGACAGCACACAG ACTCAGCTGGTGCTGCTTTCAGGAAAAACGGGTCTCCAGATCGGTTCCACAGTGGTTCTTGATTCCACACAGACAGCCAGTCATCTTCTACACTGCACTGCTGAAGGTTCTCACTATGTCCTACTACAAAAAG ATACTGGCTTGTACGGATTGGCTCTGTGGAGGATCGCTGCCAAGGCTAAAGCAGGGATGGAGGCGGGCCTCAAGAAGGACAAAACCTGGGAGAAAAATGCCAGTGCCACGTCTGGCCTTGTACCCATCTATGA GTCTGAAGCAGTGAGTCGAGTGCTcagaaaagaagaagcagaCGATTCATCCAACCTGCTAGTTGTGACCAACAAAGAGGTGGCTTTAGTTGATGGGCAAAAACTGCAGCTACTGTGGAGATTCAATACCACTTCAGTCCTCAG TGAGCCCTCCTTTGGTCACTTTAATAAAGATGAAATACTTGATATTGTGGTTGAGGAGGACATTGGCAACTACACAAAGAAG GTGATAATTCTGGATGGGAAATCTGGTGGAGTGCTGTGGGAAGTCAACCTTTTGGCCAGTCCTAATTCACCGAGACCCACCTCAATACACACCACTAACTACTTCTCAGTCTTTATGTTCTGGGGAATGATGCCCTCAGAGTTCAACTCAACT ATACCATTAGCTGGTGACCGACGTTCTTACATGCTGCTTCCTCTGTATTCTAAAGTTCTCCTCGAGTCCACTAATGTCATGGACCACATCGTAACATTCAAAG CTACGCTGATGGAGCGAGGACGCCACGCTGCCTACATCCTGCTGACCGGTCCGGTGACGGAGGGAGCTGAAGGCACCGTGGTCCTCAGCAAGCGGAAGCTAAAGCAGGATGTCCCTGACAGCAAAGTGCTCCGTATCGGCACCGGTGGGACTTCCGAGAGCAACGAGGACATCAAAGAGACCTTCAACCGACTTCGCTTCAGCGAATGGTGA
- the luc7l gene encoding putative RNA-binding protein Luc7-like 1 isoform X1, whose protein sequence is MSAQAQMRALLDQLMGTARDGDETRQRVKFTDERVCKSHLLNCCPHDILSGTRMDLGECTKIHDLALRADYEIASKERDLFFELDAVDHLESFIADCDRRTELAKKRLAETQEEISAEVAAKAEKVHELNEEIGKLLAKAEQLGAEGNVDEAQKVLQEVEKVRTRKKDAEEEYRNSMPASSFQQQKLRVCEVCSAYLGLHDNDRRLADHFGGKLHLGFIQIREKLDQLKKTVVDKQEKRNQERLKRREEREKEERMRRRTRSRSREHRRSRSRDRRRRRSRSSSRDRRRSRSRSRERRRRHRSRSRSRSRGHRHSHEQSSRHKSSRDRERSSRDRSRERDRRDGMNGRSDARRADDRDMGDL, encoded by the exons ATGTCTGCCCAAGCTCAAATGAGAGCTTTGCTCGACCAGCTCATGGGAACAGCGAGGGACG GAGATGAGACGCGGCAGAGGGTCAAGTTCACTGATGAGCGAGTCTGCAAAAGTCATCTTCTCAACTGCTGTCCACATGACATCCTGTCTGGAACC CGTATGGACCTGGGGGAGTGCACAAAGATCCATGACCTGGCACTACGAGCAGATTATGAAATTGCATCCAAGGAGAGAGATCTTTTCTTTGAGCTTGAT GCGGTGGATCACCTGGAGTCATTCATTGCTGACTGTGACCGAAGGACAGAACTAGCCAAGAAGCGCCTGGCTGAGACCCAAGAAGAAATCAGTGCTGAAGTGGCAGCAAAG GCAGAGAAGGTGCACGAGCTGAATGAGGAAATAGGGAAACTCCTGGCCAAGGCTGAGCAGCTCGGAGCAGAGGGCAACGTGGACGAGGCTCAGAAGGTCCTGCAGGAAGTGGAGAAGGTCCGCACTAGGAAGAAGGACGCAGAG GAAGAATACAGAAACTCCATGCCGGCCTCCAGCTTCCAGCAACAGAAGCTTCGGGTGTGTGAGGTCTGCTCTGCCTACCTGGGACTTCATGACAATGACCGTCGTTTGGCCGACCATTTTGGTGGGAAACTTCATCTTGGCTTCATCCAGATCAGAGAGAAACTGGACCAGCTAAAG aaaactGTGGTGGATAAGCAAGAGAAGAGAAACCAGGAGCGCTTAAAGAGACgagaagagagggagaaggaggaaaggatgaggaggag GACCAGGTCACGGAGCAGAGAGCATAGAAG GTCTCGTTCTCGCGACCGTAGAAGGAGGCGCTCACGCTCCTCTTCACGAGACAGGCGCCGCTCTCGCTCACGCTCCAGGGAGAGAAGGAGGCGGCATCGCAGCCGATCTCGTTCACGCAGCAGAGGACACCGTCACAGCCACGAGCAGAGCTCCAGACACAA GTCGTCCAGGGACCGAGAGCGCTCATCCAGAGACCGGTCACGGGAGCGAGACAGGAGGGACGGCATGAACGGCAGGTCGGACGCCCGCCGGGCAGACGACAGGGACATGGGGGACCTCTGA
- the luc7l gene encoding putative RNA-binding protein Luc7-like 1 isoform X2 has protein sequence MDLGECTKIHDLALRADYEIASKERDLFFELDAVDHLESFIADCDRRTELAKKRLAETQEEISAEVAAKAEKVHELNEEIGKLLAKAEQLGAEGNVDEAQKVLQEVEKVRTRKKDAEEEYRNSMPASSFQQQKLRVCEVCSAYLGLHDNDRRLADHFGGKLHLGFIQIREKLDQLKKTVVDKQEKRNQERLKRREEREKEERMRRRTRSRSREHRRSRSRDRRRRRSRSSSRDRRRSRSRSRERRRRHRSRSRSRSRGHRHSHEQSSRHKSSRDRERSSRDRSRERDRRDGMNGRSDARRADDRDMGDL, from the exons ATGGACCTGGGGGAGTGCACAAAGATCCATGACCTGGCACTACGAGCAGATTATGAAATTGCATCCAAGGAGAGAGATCTTTTCTTTGAGCTTGAT GCGGTGGATCACCTGGAGTCATTCATTGCTGACTGTGACCGAAGGACAGAACTAGCCAAGAAGCGCCTGGCTGAGACCCAAGAAGAAATCAGTGCTGAAGTGGCAGCAAAG GCAGAGAAGGTGCACGAGCTGAATGAGGAAATAGGGAAACTCCTGGCCAAGGCTGAGCAGCTCGGAGCAGAGGGCAACGTGGACGAGGCTCAGAAGGTCCTGCAGGAAGTGGAGAAGGTCCGCACTAGGAAGAAGGACGCAGAG GAAGAATACAGAAACTCCATGCCGGCCTCCAGCTTCCAGCAACAGAAGCTTCGGGTGTGTGAGGTCTGCTCTGCCTACCTGGGACTTCATGACAATGACCGTCGTTTGGCCGACCATTTTGGTGGGAAACTTCATCTTGGCTTCATCCAGATCAGAGAGAAACTGGACCAGCTAAAG aaaactGTGGTGGATAAGCAAGAGAAGAGAAACCAGGAGCGCTTAAAGAGACgagaagagagggagaaggaggaaaggatgaggaggag GACCAGGTCACGGAGCAGAGAGCATAGAAG GTCTCGTTCTCGCGACCGTAGAAGGAGGCGCTCACGCTCCTCTTCACGAGACAGGCGCCGCTCTCGCTCACGCTCCAGGGAGAGAAGGAGGCGGCATCGCAGCCGATCTCGTTCACGCAGCAGAGGACACCGTCACAGCCACGAGCAGAGCTCCAGACACAA GTCGTCCAGGGACCGAGAGCGCTCATCCAGAGACCGGTCACGGGAGCGAGACAGGAGGGACGGCATGAACGGCAGGTCGGACGCCCGCCGGGCAGACGACAGGGACATGGGGGACCTCTGA
- the LOC111582628 gene encoding epidermal growth factor receptor kinase substrate 8-like protein 1 isoform X2, producing MTRHLVTHLLTFSLQDGDVQSVEEAQARLSSLAQSNKLWSQQMYLDVGTEAIHLRDIQSQDELERYAFKSIYRCNAVNTEKHFPSLLLLVCQGADQKRPDIHFFSCETVKAEQICDDISRAISGSSPSRSKKVPDAIRLPPSDGEMLDPYEIPSPPILHAPNPPPPNPPPYPGLRANGVSGGPDISFLRAEREVGILNHCFDDIENFMAKLQQTAEAATVLNQRKKKKKKSKKQNGEEDLLTAKARPPPEEEFIDIFQKFKYCFSLLARLKSTIANPSSEELVHHVFKPLDMIVKTTGGPALGASVSSPALTSSAVSLLQDSLSEEERQLWTSLGPNWTLPRSQLRGPVAPYTPVFLSGWKPEASRADGQVWEDPVESQHKHEALRVQQEPPQPISPPDTHIDETDGPELDRLYSCSYDFIARNSSELSVQQGETLEVIESSKRWWKCRNRFNQIGFVPFNILEPVAHIDSPVAHRPPPAPALPPLAKTFSTVPPSPPALPSVPPESPQRPRSLPGYNQHMASAEETDKVMLVNDELLQRLTNGKVNLNKPLVIPRSSETSVPLDYHSPPEEVADWLRGKGFSEPTVSCLGVLTGAQLFSLNKEELRAVIPEEGARVYSQLTVQKALLEDARRATELEAVMEKQKMKVDLKLESSTL from the exons ATGACACGACATCTTGTTACC CACCTCCTGACGTTCTCGCTCCAAGACGGAGACGTCCAGAGCGTGGAGGAGGCTCAGGCtcgtctgtcctctctggctcaGAGCAACAAGCTGTGGAGTCAACAGATGTACCTGGATGTTGGAACAGAGGCCATTCATCTCCGGGACATACAGAGCCAG GACGAGCTGGAGAGGTACGCTTTCAAATCCATCTACCGCTGCAACGCCgtcaacacagaaaaacactttcCATCCCTCCTGCTGTTGGTCTGTCAGGGTGCGGATCAGAAGAGGCCGGACATTCACTTCTTCAGCTGTGAAACTGTGAAG GCAGAGCAGATCTGTGACGACATCTCTCGTGCCATTTCGGGTTCGTCCCCCAGCAGGAGTAAGAAGGTCCCGGATGCCATCAG GCTCCCTCCCAGCGACGGAGAGATGCTCGACCCCTATGAAATCCCCAGCCCCCCCATCCTTCACGCTCCAAACCCCCCGCCGCCCAACCCTCCACCTTACCCCGGACTCAGAG CAAACGGCGTGAGCGGCGGGCCTGATATCTCCTTCCTGAGAGCAGAGCGAGAAGTG GGGATCCTCAATCACTGCTTCGATGATATTGAGAACTTCATGGCCAAactgcagcagacagcagaggCTGCCACGGTGCTGaaccagaggaagaagaagaagaagaaaagcaaaaagcaaaatggCGAAG AGGATTTACTCACTGCAAAGGCTCGTCCCCCACCAGAGGAGGAATTTATCGATATCTTCCAGAAATTCAAATACTGCTTCAGCCTTTTG GCCCGTCTGAAATCAACTATTGCCAATCCGTCATCAGAGGAGCTTGTTCACCACGTCTTCAAACCCCTTGATATG ATagtgaaaacaacaggaggACCAGCTCTTGGAGCTTCAGTGTCCAGCCCTGCTCTGACCAGCTCTGCTGTGTCTCTGCTGCAAGACAGCCTGAGCGAGGAGGAGCGGCAGCTGTGGACGTCTCTGGGACCCAACTGGACACTTCCTCG CTCTCAGCTCAGAGGACCTGTAGCTCCATACACTCCTGTGTTCCTGAGCGGCTGGAAGCCGGAAGCCTCGAGGGCAGACGGGCAGGTTTGGGAGGATCCGGTCGAGTCACAGCACAAACACGAAGCCCTCCGAGTACAACAAGAG CCGCCTCAGCCCATCAGTCCTCCAGACACCCACATCGATGAAAC AGACGGACCAGAGCTTGACAGACTCTACAGTTGCAGTTACGACTTCATAGCCAGAAACAGCAGTGAGCTTTCAGTGCAGCAGGGAGAGACACTTGAG GTGATTGAATCCTCCAAGCGCTGGTGGAAGTGTCGCAATCGCTTCAACCAGATCGGCTTTGTCCCCTTCAACATCCTGGAACCCGTGGCTCACATAGACAGCCCCGTCGCCCACAGACCCCCACCT GCTCCAGCTCTGCCTCCCCTCGCCAAGACTTTCTCCACTGTCCCACCCAGCCCTCCTGCTCTGCCCAGCGTCCCCCCGGAGTCCCCCCAGAGACCTCGCAGCTTACCAGGGTACAACCAACACATGGCATCTGCAGAGGAAACAGATAAAG TCATGCTGGTGAACGACGAGCTGCTCCAGAGGCTGACCAACGGAAAAGTCAATCTGAACAAACCTCTCGTCATCCCTCGCTCTTCTGAAACCTCCGTCCCTCTCGACTATCACTCTCCTCCAGAGGAAGTGGCTGATTGGCTCCGAGGGAAGGGCTTCAGCGAACC GACGGTGTCATGTCTGGGTGTGCTGACAGGCGCCCAGCTCTTCTCCCTCAACAAGGAGGAGCTACGAGCTGTGATTCCAGAGGAGGGAGCCAGAGTGTACAGTCAGCTCACTGTGCAGAAAGCACTGCTAGAG GATGCCCGAAGAGCCACAGAGTTGGAGGCAGTGatggagaaacagaaaatgaaggtTGATCTGAAACTGGAAAGCAGCACATTGTGA
- the LOC111582626 gene encoding cytochrome c oxidase subunit 6B1, with amino-acid sequence MAEDIQDKLERYRTAPFDSRFPNQNQTRNCWSNYLDYHRCQKALDAKGVDTAPCEWYKRVYKSLCPLSWVQKWDDQREEGNFPGKI; translated from the exons atggctGAGGACATCCAAGACAAACTTGAGAGATATCGCACTGCTCCCTTTGACTCCAGATTCcccaaccagaaccagaccaGGAACTGCTGGTCCAACTACCTGG ACTACCACCGCTGTCAGAAAGCTCTGGATGCTAAAGGAGTAGACACAGCCCCCTGCGAGTGGTACAAGAGGGTCTACAAATCACTCTGCCCCCTGTCCTgg GTCCAGAAATGGGACGaccagagagaggaagggaacTTCCCAGGAAAAATCTGA
- the LOC111582628 gene encoding epidermal growth factor receptor kinase substrate 8-like protein 1 isoform X1 has protein sequence MTRHLVTHLLTFSLQDGDVQSVEEAQARLSSLAQSNKLWSQQMYLDVGTEAIHLRDIQSQDELERYAFKSIYRCNAVNTEKHFPSLLLLVCQGADQKRPDIHFFSCETVKAEQICDDISRAISGSSPSRSKKVPDAIRLPPSDGEMLDPYEIPSPPILHAPNPPPPNPPPYPGLRANGVSGGPDISFLRAEREVGILNHCFDDIENFMAKLQQTAEAATVLNQRKKKKKKSKKQNGEEDLLTAKARPPPEEEFIDIFQKFKYCFSLLARLKSTIANPSSEELVHHVFKPLDMIVKTTGGPALGASVSSPALTSSAVSLLQDSLSEEERQLWTSLGPNWTLPRSQLRGPVAPYTPVFLSGWKPEASRADGQVWEDPVESQHKHEALRVQQEQPPQPISPPDTHIDETDGPELDRLYSCSYDFIARNSSELSVQQGETLEVIESSKRWWKCRNRFNQIGFVPFNILEPVAHIDSPVAHRPPPAPALPPLAKTFSTVPPSPPALPSVPPESPQRPRSLPGYNQHMASAEETDKVMLVNDELLQRLTNGKVNLNKPLVIPRSSETSVPLDYHSPPEEVADWLRGKGFSEPTVSCLGVLTGAQLFSLNKEELRAVIPEEGARVYSQLTVQKALLEDARRATELEAVMEKQKMKVDLKLESSTL, from the exons ATGACACGACATCTTGTTACC CACCTCCTGACGTTCTCGCTCCAAGACGGAGACGTCCAGAGCGTGGAGGAGGCTCAGGCtcgtctgtcctctctggctcaGAGCAACAAGCTGTGGAGTCAACAGATGTACCTGGATGTTGGAACAGAGGCCATTCATCTCCGGGACATACAGAGCCAG GACGAGCTGGAGAGGTACGCTTTCAAATCCATCTACCGCTGCAACGCCgtcaacacagaaaaacactttcCATCCCTCCTGCTGTTGGTCTGTCAGGGTGCGGATCAGAAGAGGCCGGACATTCACTTCTTCAGCTGTGAAACTGTGAAG GCAGAGCAGATCTGTGACGACATCTCTCGTGCCATTTCGGGTTCGTCCCCCAGCAGGAGTAAGAAGGTCCCGGATGCCATCAG GCTCCCTCCCAGCGACGGAGAGATGCTCGACCCCTATGAAATCCCCAGCCCCCCCATCCTTCACGCTCCAAACCCCCCGCCGCCCAACCCTCCACCTTACCCCGGACTCAGAG CAAACGGCGTGAGCGGCGGGCCTGATATCTCCTTCCTGAGAGCAGAGCGAGAAGTG GGGATCCTCAATCACTGCTTCGATGATATTGAGAACTTCATGGCCAAactgcagcagacagcagaggCTGCCACGGTGCTGaaccagaggaagaagaagaagaagaaaagcaaaaagcaaaatggCGAAG AGGATTTACTCACTGCAAAGGCTCGTCCCCCACCAGAGGAGGAATTTATCGATATCTTCCAGAAATTCAAATACTGCTTCAGCCTTTTG GCCCGTCTGAAATCAACTATTGCCAATCCGTCATCAGAGGAGCTTGTTCACCACGTCTTCAAACCCCTTGATATG ATagtgaaaacaacaggaggACCAGCTCTTGGAGCTTCAGTGTCCAGCCCTGCTCTGACCAGCTCTGCTGTGTCTCTGCTGCAAGACAGCCTGAGCGAGGAGGAGCGGCAGCTGTGGACGTCTCTGGGACCCAACTGGACACTTCCTCG CTCTCAGCTCAGAGGACCTGTAGCTCCATACACTCCTGTGTTCCTGAGCGGCTGGAAGCCGGAAGCCTCGAGGGCAGACGGGCAGGTTTGGGAGGATCCGGTCGAGTCACAGCACAAACACGAAGCCCTCCGAGTACAACAAGAG CAGCCGCCTCAGCCCATCAGTCCTCCAGACACCCACATCGATGAAAC AGACGGACCAGAGCTTGACAGACTCTACAGTTGCAGTTACGACTTCATAGCCAGAAACAGCAGTGAGCTTTCAGTGCAGCAGGGAGAGACACTTGAG GTGATTGAATCCTCCAAGCGCTGGTGGAAGTGTCGCAATCGCTTCAACCAGATCGGCTTTGTCCCCTTCAACATCCTGGAACCCGTGGCTCACATAGACAGCCCCGTCGCCCACAGACCCCCACCT GCTCCAGCTCTGCCTCCCCTCGCCAAGACTTTCTCCACTGTCCCACCCAGCCCTCCTGCTCTGCCCAGCGTCCCCCCGGAGTCCCCCCAGAGACCTCGCAGCTTACCAGGGTACAACCAACACATGGCATCTGCAGAGGAAACAGATAAAG TCATGCTGGTGAACGACGAGCTGCTCCAGAGGCTGACCAACGGAAAAGTCAATCTGAACAAACCTCTCGTCATCCCTCGCTCTTCTGAAACCTCCGTCCCTCTCGACTATCACTCTCCTCCAGAGGAAGTGGCTGATTGGCTCCGAGGGAAGGGCTTCAGCGAACC GACGGTGTCATGTCTGGGTGTGCTGACAGGCGCCCAGCTCTTCTCCCTCAACAAGGAGGAGCTACGAGCTGTGATTCCAGAGGAGGGAGCCAGAGTGTACAGTCAGCTCACTGTGCAGAAAGCACTGCTAGAG GATGCCCGAAGAGCCACAGAGTTGGAGGCAGTGatggagaaacagaaaatgaaggtTGATCTGAAACTGGAAAGCAGCACATTGTGA